One Tachysurus fulvidraco isolate hzauxx_2018 chromosome 2, HZAU_PFXX_2.0, whole genome shotgun sequence DNA segment encodes these proteins:
- the LOC113657244 gene encoding dnaJ homolog subfamily C member 11 isoform X2, translating to MAATMEDELDTVNDDYYSLLNVRREATQEELKSSYRRLCMLYHPDKHRDPELKRQAEQLFNLVHRAYEVLSDPQARAVYDIFGKKGLEVEGWEVVERKKTPAEIREEYERLRRERDERRLQQRTNPKGTISVGVDATDLFDRYEEDFEEMPGGGFRHIEINRMHISQSVEAPLTTTDTAVLSGSLTTHNGNGGGNIGLCLRRVTSTRGWGELEFGAGDVRGPLFGMKMFRNVTTRCSVTAQCGMQFSSRGVRPSAGTMMARHLDQNTMGYLQWRWGTESAMTTSVVRDTKTSHFTLALQLGMPHSYLMMSYQYKFQDEDQTKVKGSVKTGFFGTVVEYGAERKISRHSVLSATVSIGVPQGVSLKIRLNRASQTYLFPIHLTDQILPSAVFYATVSPLLVYVAVQKLIVKPYVHAQKEQELEKHRVNSVTDIAKKRQEAESAVLLMQESVRRIIEAEESKMGEVKTHHSPDVRFRVE from the exons ATGGCGGCTACCATGGAAGATGAACTAGACACAGTCAACGATGATTATTATTCTCTGTTGAACGTGAGAAGAGAG GCAACTCAGGAAGAGCTGAAGTCCTCGTACCGGCGACTGTGCATGCTGTACCATCCAGATAAGCACAGAGACCCTGAACTCAAGAGGCAGGCCGAGCAGTTGTTCAACCTCGTTCACAGGGCATATGAag TCCTCAGTGACCCCCAGGCTCGAGCCGTATATGACATTTTTGGAAAGAAAGGACTGGAAGTGGAAGGCTGGGAG GTGGTGGAGAGGAAGAAGACGCCCGCAGAGATCAGGGAGGAGTACGAGCGCCTGCGGAGGGAGAGGGACGAGAGGAGGCTACAGCAGAGGACCAATCCTAAA GGGACCATCAGCGTAGGAGTAGATGCTACAGACCTGTTTGATCGTTACGAAGAAGACTTTGAGGAGATGCCAGGAGGAGGGTTCCGTCACATCGAGATTAACAGGATGCACATATCGCAATCTGTCGAG GCGCCGCTGACCACGACGGACACGGCCGTCCTTTCGGGCTCTCTGACCACGCACAACGGAAACGGCGGCGGGAATATCGGCCTGTGTCTGAGACGAGTCACCTCGACACGCGGCTGGGGAGAG CTGGAGTTCGGAGCCGGAGACGTCCGAGGGCCTCTTTTCGGAATGAAAATGTTCCGTAATGTTACTACACGATG CTCCGTGACCGCGCAGTGCGGCATGCAGTTCTCCTCACGCGGCGTGCGCCCGAGCGCCGGCACCATGATGGCGCGTCACCTGGACCAGAACACGATGGGCTACCTGCAGTGGCGCTGGGGCACAGAGTCGGCCATGACCACCAGCGTCGTCCGAGACACCAAGACCAGCCACTTCACCCTGGCCCTCCAG CTCGGCATGCCTCATTCTTACCTGATGATGAGCTACCAGTACAAATTCCAAGATGAAGACCAAACCAAGGTCAAGGGTTCTGTCAA GACCGGGTTTTTTGGGACGGTGGTAGAATACGGCGCCGAGAGGAAGATCAGCAGGCACAGCGTTCTCTCGGCGACAGTCAGCATCGGGGTGCCTCAAGGAGTCTCTCTGAAAATCAG GTTAAACCGAGCCAGCCAGACGTATCTTTTCCCCATCCACCTGACAGACCAGATCTTACCCAGCGCCGTGTTTTACGCCACCGTCAGCCCTCTGCTTGTCTACGTAGCGGTTCAGAAGCTCATAGTCAAGCCTTATGTACACGCCCAAAAGGAACA gGAGCTGGAAAAGCACAGAGTGAACTCTGTGACCGATATAGCCAAGAAGAGGCAGGAGGCGGAGTCTGCT GTGTTACTGATGCAGGAGTCGGTGCGAAGAATCATTGAAGCAGAAGAGTCCAAAATGGGTGAAGTGAAAACGCATCACAGTCCCGACGTTCGGTTTAGAGTCGAATAA
- the LOC113657244 gene encoding dnaJ homolog subfamily C member 11 isoform X1 gives MAATMEDELDTVNDDYYSLLNVRREATQEELKSSYRRLCMLYHPDKHRDPELKRQAEQLFNLVHRAYEVLSDPQARAVYDIFGKKGLEVEGWEVVERKKTPAEIREEYERLRRERDERRLQQRTNPKGTISVGVDATDLFDRYEEDFEEMPGGGFRHIEINRMHISQSVEAPLTTTDTAVLSGSLTTHNGNGGGNIGLCLRRVTSTRGWGELEFGAGDVRGPLFGMKMFRNVTTRCSVTAQCGMQFSSRGVRPSAGTMMARHLDQNTMGYLQWRWGTESAMTTSVVRDTKTSHFTLALQLGMPHSYLMMSYQYKFQDEDQTKVKGSVKTGFFGTVVEYGAERKISRHSVLSATVSIGVPQGVSLKIRLNRASQTYLFPIHLTDQILPSAVFYATVSPLLVYVAVQKLIVKPYVHAQKEQELEKHRVNSVTDIAKKRQEAESAVLLMQESVRRIIEAEESKMGLIILNAWYGKFMMDTSQKPERAKVIDVTVPLQCLVKDSKLILTEASKTGLPGFYDPCVGEEKSLKLLYQFRGVLHQVLSGDCEALRIPKQSHRIARDGER, from the exons ATGGCGGCTACCATGGAAGATGAACTAGACACAGTCAACGATGATTATTATTCTCTGTTGAACGTGAGAAGAGAG GCAACTCAGGAAGAGCTGAAGTCCTCGTACCGGCGACTGTGCATGCTGTACCATCCAGATAAGCACAGAGACCCTGAACTCAAGAGGCAGGCCGAGCAGTTGTTCAACCTCGTTCACAGGGCATATGAag TCCTCAGTGACCCCCAGGCTCGAGCCGTATATGACATTTTTGGAAAGAAAGGACTGGAAGTGGAAGGCTGGGAG GTGGTGGAGAGGAAGAAGACGCCCGCAGAGATCAGGGAGGAGTACGAGCGCCTGCGGAGGGAGAGGGACGAGAGGAGGCTACAGCAGAGGACCAATCCTAAA GGGACCATCAGCGTAGGAGTAGATGCTACAGACCTGTTTGATCGTTACGAAGAAGACTTTGAGGAGATGCCAGGAGGAGGGTTCCGTCACATCGAGATTAACAGGATGCACATATCGCAATCTGTCGAG GCGCCGCTGACCACGACGGACACGGCCGTCCTTTCGGGCTCTCTGACCACGCACAACGGAAACGGCGGCGGGAATATCGGCCTGTGTCTGAGACGAGTCACCTCGACACGCGGCTGGGGAGAG CTGGAGTTCGGAGCCGGAGACGTCCGAGGGCCTCTTTTCGGAATGAAAATGTTCCGTAATGTTACTACACGATG CTCCGTGACCGCGCAGTGCGGCATGCAGTTCTCCTCACGCGGCGTGCGCCCGAGCGCCGGCACCATGATGGCGCGTCACCTGGACCAGAACACGATGGGCTACCTGCAGTGGCGCTGGGGCACAGAGTCGGCCATGACCACCAGCGTCGTCCGAGACACCAAGACCAGCCACTTCACCCTGGCCCTCCAG CTCGGCATGCCTCATTCTTACCTGATGATGAGCTACCAGTACAAATTCCAAGATGAAGACCAAACCAAGGTCAAGGGTTCTGTCAA GACCGGGTTTTTTGGGACGGTGGTAGAATACGGCGCCGAGAGGAAGATCAGCAGGCACAGCGTTCTCTCGGCGACAGTCAGCATCGGGGTGCCTCAAGGAGTCTCTCTGAAAATCAG GTTAAACCGAGCCAGCCAGACGTATCTTTTCCCCATCCACCTGACAGACCAGATCTTACCCAGCGCCGTGTTTTACGCCACCGTCAGCCCTCTGCTTGTCTACGTAGCGGTTCAGAAGCTCATAGTCAAGCCTTATGTACACGCCCAAAAGGAACA gGAGCTGGAAAAGCACAGAGTGAACTCTGTGACCGATATAGCCAAGAAGAGGCAGGAGGCGGAGTCTGCT GTGTTACTGATGCAGGAGTCGGTGCGAAGAATCATTGAAGCAGAAGAGTCCAAAATGG GTCTCATCATCTTAAACGCCTGGTACGGCAAGTTTATGATGGACACCAGTCAGAAACCGGAGCGAGCGAAGGTCATCGACGTGACGGTGCCTCTGCAGTGCCTGGTGAAAGATTCCAAACTCATCCTCACCGAGGCGTCAAAG ACGGGGTTGCCCGGCTTCTACGACCCGTGTGtgggagaagagaagagtcTGAAGCTGCTCTACCAGTTCCGAGGAGTCCTGCACCAAGTGCTTTCCGGAGACTGCGAAGCTCTTCGGATACCCAAGCAGT CTCACAGGATAGCGAGAGATGGCGAGAGGTAG